From Moritella sp. Urea-trap-13, a single genomic window includes:
- the mrdA gene encoding penicillin-binding protein 2 produces MIKTTVIKKRVPIQNPEEAFALFSRRTAASVFMIVLMTGVLLANLYHLQVSGYNKYVGRANNNRIRIVPIPPNRGLIYDRNGILLAKNVPIYSLEIIPEKIADIALTLTKLQSLFGLSDDDISDFKQSMQHTRHFKSVTLVDQLTEQQVAMFSVHKYQFPGVFVDAFLERYYPYRENLTHILGYVAKINDRDIKRLKQQHKYKQYRATRTIGKLGIERSYEETLHGQAGFATVEVNNQGRVIRTLETVAPIPGKNLKLNIDINLQVYANKLLTQKKIDPVTGKSVLKHKRGALVVLDPRDDSILAMVSSPSYDPNLFVHGISSTEYKALLADPDRPLFNRVTLGTYSPGSTAKPMIAAAALAEGVITPDTKRNDSGWWRIPNTKTRKWRDDVRWGFGEVDIYKAIEKSVNTYFYPIAYDMGIDRLSAWMNKFGYGLPSGVDINEDSRANMPTREWKRAHYKQSWYQGDTIPIGIGQGYWTATPLQIAKATSVVANKGLVHRPHIVSSIIENDVNTDIVFNDFAKLDSVKPETWNIVQEGMRRVLVTGTGRKAFSHTAYVAAGKSGTSQVFGLAHGEDYNAEELTERLRDHALFTAFAPLKSPKVLVTAVLENGGWGRHAAPMVRKIMDYVLVKPTLQPQSTLVHKAS; encoded by the coding sequence TTGATAAAAACTACTGTGATAAAAAAACGCGTTCCAATCCAAAACCCTGAAGAAGCGTTCGCGCTTTTTTCCCGTAGGACCGCCGCGTCTGTGTTTATGATCGTACTCATGACAGGTGTTTTATTAGCAAATTTATATCATTTGCAGGTATCTGGTTATAATAAATATGTGGGCCGCGCGAATAATAATCGCATTCGAATTGTGCCAATCCCGCCGAATAGAGGACTCATTTATGATCGTAATGGCATACTATTAGCGAAAAATGTACCTATTTATTCGCTTGAGATCATTCCTGAAAAAATAGCTGATATAGCGCTTACCTTAACTAAATTACAAAGCTTATTTGGCCTGAGTGATGACGATATTAGCGACTTTAAACAGTCCATGCAGCATACCAGACACTTTAAATCAGTAACGCTGGTTGACCAATTAACAGAACAACAAGTCGCTATGTTTAGCGTGCATAAGTACCAGTTTCCAGGCGTCTTTGTGGATGCTTTTCTTGAGCGCTATTATCCGTATAGAGAAAATTTAACTCACATATTAGGCTATGTCGCAAAAATTAATGATCGTGATATCAAACGATTAAAGCAACAACATAAATATAAACAGTATAGAGCGACGAGAACCATCGGCAAATTGGGAATTGAACGCTCTTATGAAGAGACACTGCACGGCCAAGCCGGCTTTGCGACAGTAGAAGTAAACAACCAAGGTCGAGTAATTAGGACATTGGAGACTGTCGCACCAATCCCAGGCAAAAATCTGAAATTGAATATCGATATTAATCTGCAGGTATATGCCAACAAATTACTTACCCAGAAAAAAATTGACCCTGTAACTGGGAAATCAGTGCTTAAGCATAAACGTGGCGCCTTAGTAGTATTAGACCCGAGAGATGATTCAATTCTAGCCATGGTATCAAGCCCAAGTTATGACCCCAATTTATTTGTTCATGGTATTTCATCTACAGAATATAAAGCGCTGTTAGCAGATCCTGACCGACCTTTATTCAACCGCGTTACCTTAGGCACTTACTCACCGGGTTCGACAGCTAAACCTATGATTGCTGCGGCAGCATTAGCTGAAGGCGTCATCACCCCCGATACCAAAAGAAATGATTCAGGTTGGTGGCGGATCCCTAATACTAAGACCCGTAAATGGCGTGATGATGTGCGCTGGGGTTTTGGCGAAGTTGATATTTATAAAGCGATAGAAAAATCGGTGAATACCTACTTTTACCCTATCGCCTATGACATGGGCATTGACCGATTATCAGCCTGGATGAATAAATTTGGTTATGGCCTGCCATCGGGCGTGGATATTAATGAAGATAGTCGCGCTAACATGCCAACTAGAGAGTGGAAACGGGCTCATTACAAGCAATCTTGGTATCAAGGCGATACCATCCCGATTGGCATAGGACAAGGGTATTGGACGGCAACACCACTACAAATAGCCAAAGCGACATCTGTTGTTGCCAATAAAGGCTTAGTACATAGACCGCATATCGTTAGCAGTATTATTGAAAATGATGTGAATACAGATATCGTCTTTAACGATTTTGCTAAACTTGACAGCGTAAAGCCTGAAACATGGAATATTGTCCAGGAAGGCATGCGACGTGTACTGGTAACAGGTACTGGTCGCAAAGCGTTTAGTCATACTGCCTATGTTGCCGCGGGAAAATCAGGCACCAGTCAGGTATTTGGTCTCGCTCATGGTGAAGATTATAATGCCGAGGAATTAACCGAGCGTTTGCGAGATCATGCTTTGTTTACTGCTTTTGCACCACTTAAGTCACCGAAAGTATTAGTGACCGCGGTACTAGAAAATGGCGGTTGGGGTAGACACGCAGCACCTATGGTCAGAAAGATAATGGACTATGTGTTAGTGAAACCAACATTACAGCCGCAATCTACACTGGTCCATAAGGCGAGTTAA
- a CDS encoding phosphate ABC transporter substrate-binding protein — protein MKLLAKVALIAALISGVAQASVVVIANPMGPDALSKKQVSKLYLGKSKKLPNGAKAQVIEQATGSAIRGEFHDGVTGKSDSQLQAYWSRLVFTGKGKPPKTIGSASLIKSQVASHANAIAYIDSSEVDDSVKVVFTP, from the coding sequence ATGAAACTATTAGCTAAAGTTGCCTTAATAGCAGCATTAATCTCAGGTGTCGCACAAGCAAGTGTTGTCGTGATTGCTAACCCTATGGGCCCTGATGCATTATCGAAAAAACAAGTATCTAAATTATATTTAGGTAAATCTAAAAAACTACCTAATGGTGCTAAAGCCCAAGTAATTGAGCAGGCGACAGGTAGTGCGATCCGTGGTGAATTTCATGATGGTGTGACAGGTAAAAGTGACTCTCAGCTACAAGCTTATTGGTCACGTTTAGTGTTTACCGGTAAAGGTAAACCACCAAAGACAATTGGCTCAGCGTCACTGATTAAAAGCCAAGTCGCGTCACATGCGAACGCGATTGCTTATATTGACTCGTCAGAAGTTGATGACTCGGTAAAAGTGGTATTCACGCCTTAA
- a CDS encoding methyl-accepting chemotaxis protein, with amino-acid sequence MGLSTQLKIKHKIGILSAVVVVSFLIYLFANILVVKENKERLSQLSAIYYPVLEAATISNSKISEITQAIETSVTIGDEDMLLSADEVYADLIIQLDLINSIHPDKRSELLLIKSEAKEYYNSAKYLANGLISGTISMDNLSNLAEKNSLNLEKLLTDLGQFKEDSQADFTALIETSLASSDESRNRGVMLGVGVIILVLAVCYWLTVSITGSIRKVSDSLKAIAQGDGDLTIRIDYANKDEVGELVHWFNLFLDKLHGSISETINSIDSLSQASTQLATSSCTSKSRIQEQSQSIDQVSRSMNEMFDTVRHIADYASNASAEASSANNEAETGTVVVKKTIEAIHELADEVKTASKVIDELDSHTSNVGLILDTIRSIADQTNLLALNAAIEAARAGEQGRGFAVVADEVRTLASRTQDSTQEIQQVLEELQRASRGAVEAMQRGMSKADMGVEQSSSAGDSLTSISVKVEAINVVNEQIASATEEQAQTSKLINGYIDETHSIATQVSQDTEVLDEITQAIEAATQKLRQATNQFSV; translated from the coding sequence ATGGGACTCTCCACCCAACTAAAAATCAAGCATAAGATCGGTATTCTTTCGGCGGTTGTTGTCGTCAGTTTCTTAATTTATCTGTTCGCCAATATTCTCGTGGTGAAAGAAAATAAAGAACGTTTATCACAACTGTCTGCAATTTATTATCCAGTACTTGAAGCGGCCACGATCAGTAACAGTAAAATTTCCGAGATAACCCAAGCAATTGAAACATCAGTAACTATTGGCGATGAAGATATGCTACTCAGTGCTGATGAAGTGTATGCCGACCTCATTATCCAATTAGACTTAATTAATTCTATTCACCCGGATAAACGTAGCGAGCTATTGTTAATTAAAAGTGAAGCCAAAGAATATTATAACTCCGCAAAATATTTAGCTAATGGATTGATTAGTGGCACTATATCTATGGATAACCTGTCTAATCTGGCAGAAAAAAATAGCCTTAACTTAGAAAAATTATTGACTGACCTTGGTCAATTTAAAGAAGACAGTCAAGCTGACTTCACAGCCTTGATTGAAACCTCATTAGCGAGCTCTGATGAGAGTCGTAATCGCGGTGTGATGTTAGGTGTCGGGGTGATCATTTTAGTGTTGGCGGTGTGTTATTGGCTGACAGTATCGATCACCGGCAGTATTCGTAAAGTATCTGATTCTTTAAAAGCGATCGCGCAAGGCGATGGTGACTTAACAATACGTATTGATTACGCCAATAAAGATGAAGTGGGTGAGTTGGTACATTGGTTTAATCTGTTCTTGGATAAACTGCATGGCAGCATCAGCGAAACCATTAATTCAATCGATTCGTTATCACAAGCATCGACGCAATTAGCGACATCAAGTTGCACGTCTAAATCCCGAATTCAAGAGCAAAGTCAGTCGATTGATCAGGTATCTCGCTCGATGAATGAGATGTTTGATACTGTCAGACATATTGCTGATTATGCATCTAATGCCTCGGCAGAAGCGAGCAGTGCAAACAACGAAGCGGAGACTGGAACCGTGGTTGTGAAAAAGACCATCGAGGCCATACACGAACTGGCTGATGAAGTAAAAACTGCATCAAAAGTGATCGACGAATTAGACTCTCACACTAGTAATGTCGGGCTGATCCTCGACACTATCCGCAGCATCGCCGATCAAACCAATCTGTTAGCATTAAATGCAGCTATTGAAGCGGCGCGTGCGGGTGAACAAGGACGAGGTTTTGCTGTCGTTGCTGACGAAGTTCGGACTTTAGCATCTCGCACACAAGACTCAACTCAAGAAATCCAACAAGTATTGGAAGAATTGCAACGTGCTTCACGAGGAGCTGTGGAAGCGATGCAACGTGGGATGAGTAAAGCGGATATGGGCGTAGAACAGTCATCTAGTGCTGGCGATTCTCTGACAAGTATTTCGGTTAAAGTTGAGGCCATCAACGTAGTTAATGAGCAAATTGCATCCGCTACGGAAGAGCAGGCACAAACGTCAAAACTGATAAATGGTTATATCGATGAAACGCATTCGATTGCAACGCAAGTATCTCAAGATACCGAAGTGCTGGACGAGATCACCCAAGCAATTGAAGCTGCCACGCAAAAATTAAGGCAAGCAACAAATCAATTTAGTGTGTAA
- the dusA gene encoding tRNA dihydrouridine(20/20a) synthase DusA — translation MTKSVITSVHAPGRFSIAPMLDWTDRHCRYFHRLLTKNTLLYTEMVTTGAIIHGRGDYLAYNHEEHPVSLQLGGSNPVDLAQSAKLAQERGYDEINLNVGCPSDRVQSGKFGACLMAEPTLVADCVKAMQDVVDIPVTVKTRIGIDEQDSYEFLHTFIETVAATGCNDFTLHARKAWLSGLSPKENREIPELNYQRVYDIKQDFPELFIGINGGVKTLAETQLHLGHVDGVMMGREAYHNPFLLSQIDELVYGAEKSTLSRHDYAELMLPYIDNHIRNGGSLTHIYRHMLGLFLGLPGARAWKRHLSEQGHKKGAGVEVVQAALLLVPKD, via the coding sequence ATGACCAAGTCAGTTATTACCAGTGTTCATGCCCCTGGGCGTTTTTCTATTGCCCCAATGTTAGATTGGACAGACCGTCATTGCCGTTACTTCCACCGCTTGTTAACCAAGAATACTTTACTGTATACCGAAATGGTGACCACGGGAGCGATCATTCATGGGCGCGGTGATTACCTTGCTTATAACCATGAAGAGCATCCTGTGTCGTTACAGCTTGGCGGTAGTAATCCTGTGGACTTAGCACAAAGCGCGAAGCTAGCACAAGAACGTGGCTATGATGAAATTAACCTGAATGTGGGTTGCCCATCAGATCGGGTGCAAAGTGGTAAGTTTGGTGCTTGTTTAATGGCGGAACCAACGCTGGTGGCGGACTGTGTTAAAGCCATGCAAGACGTAGTTGATATTCCTGTGACAGTGAAAACCCGTATTGGTATTGATGAACAAGACTCATATGAATTTTTACACACGTTTATTGAGACTGTTGCTGCAACGGGTTGTAATGACTTTACCTTACATGCACGTAAAGCTTGGTTAAGTGGTTTAAGCCCGAAAGAGAACCGTGAGATCCCTGAACTTAATTATCAACGAGTTTATGATATTAAACAGGATTTCCCTGAACTCTTCATTGGCATTAATGGTGGTGTTAAAACATTAGCTGAAACGCAATTACACTTAGGCCATGTTGACGGTGTAATGATGGGGCGCGAAGCGTATCATAACCCTTTTTTACTGAGCCAAATTGATGAGCTAGTTTACGGTGCAGAAAAATCGACGCTAAGCCGTCATGATTATGCCGAGCTAATGTTGCCGTATATTGACAATCATATTCGTAATGGCGGTAGCTTAACGCATATTTATCGTCATATGCTGGGCCTATTTCTTGGCTTGCCAGGCGCAAGAGCGTGGAAACGTCACCTCAGTGAGCAAGGACATAAAAAAGGTGCAGGTGTTGAGGTTGTGCAAGCAGCATTGCTATTAGTTCCTAAAGACTAA
- the zur gene encoding zinc uptake transcriptional repressor Zur codes for MTESANNLLYRAQQLCITRAVRFTPIRQQIFLLMAQHNAMISAYDLLAQLQQLEPNAKPPTVYRGLDFLLEEGFIHKIESSNAFILCPHFGEKHPSQLLLCKSCGGVIELHNAEIEELLQSLADEHGFAITTKTVEAHGICADCRE; via the coding sequence ATGACTGAATCAGCGAACAATTTACTCTACAGAGCGCAGCAACTTTGTATTACACGTGCGGTTCGCTTCACTCCTATTAGGCAGCAAATTTTTTTGTTAATGGCACAGCACAACGCCATGATCAGCGCTTATGATCTGCTTGCTCAGCTACAGCAATTAGAACCCAACGCCAAACCGCCGACAGTATATCGTGGCCTCGATTTTCTACTAGAAGAAGGTTTTATCCATAAAATAGAATCAAGCAATGCCTTTATTTTATGTCCTCATTTTGGTGAAAAGCATCCCTCACAGCTGCTTCTATGTAAAAGTTGTGGTGGGGTTATTGAATTACACAATGCCGAAATAGAAGAGTTGCTACAATCACTTGCCGATGAACACGGTTTTGCAATTACGACTAAGACAGTTGAAGCGCACGGTATCTGTGCTGATTGTCGTGAATAA
- a CDS encoding chemotaxis protein CheX produces the protein MRVEFINPFITSLLNVLNTMAQLELTPGKPRLKKDDKAKGDISGIMGMMSTQAKGSFALTFDESLALAIMNNMLGEKPAKIDAEVIDMVGEITNMVTGGAKRILADKGFEFDMSTPIVVSGKGHTVTHKSKGPKLLLPLTSAFGNASIEICFDS, from the coding sequence ATGCGTGTAGAGTTTATTAATCCATTTATTACGTCTTTATTAAACGTATTAAATACCATGGCTCAACTTGAGTTAACACCGGGTAAGCCAAGACTAAAAAAAGATGATAAAGCCAAAGGTGATATTTCCGGTATCATGGGAATGATGTCAACCCAAGCTAAAGGCTCGTTCGCACTGACATTTGATGAGTCACTCGCATTAGCAATCATGAATAACATGCTTGGTGAAAAACCCGCTAAAATTGATGCTGAAGTCATTGATATGGTTGGTGAGATCACCAATATGGTCACTGGTGGTGCCAAGCGAATTCTAGCTGACAAGGGTTTTGAATTTGATATGTCGACACCGATTGTGGTATCAGGCAAGGGCCATACTGTGACGCATAAATCTAAGGGGCCTAAATTATTACTGCCGCTGACGAGTGCGTTCGGCAATGCCTCGATTGAAATCTGTTTTGATAGTTAA
- a CDS encoding peroxiredoxin C has protein sequence MVLVGRQAPDFTAAAVLGNGEIVDSFNFTEFTKGKSAVLFFYPLDFTFVCPSELIAFDHRLEEFQKRGVEVIGVSIDSQFSHNAWRNTAIEDGGIGPVKYPLVADVKHEICKAYDVEHPEAGVAFRGSFLIDTNGVVRHQVVNDLPLGRNIDEMLRMVDALNFHEKNGEVCPAQWEAGKEGMDASPEGVAKYLTKNAKDL, from the coding sequence ATGGTTTTAGTAGGACGTCAAGCACCTGACTTTACAGCTGCAGCAGTACTAGGTAACGGCGAAATCGTTGATAGCTTTAACTTCACTGAATTCACTAAAGGTAAATCAGCAGTTTTATTTTTCTACCCTCTTGATTTCACATTTGTTTGCCCATCAGAGCTAATCGCTTTTGATCACCGTCTTGAAGAATTCCAAAAGCGCGGCGTTGAAGTAATCGGTGTTTCAATTGATTCACAATTCAGCCACAACGCATGGCGTAACACTGCTATCGAAGATGGCGGTATCGGTCCAGTTAAATACCCACTAGTAGCTGACGTTAAGCACGAAATCTGTAAAGCATACGACGTTGAACATCCAGAAGCTGGTGTTGCTTTCCGTGGTTCTTTCCTAATCGACACTAACGGTGTTGTTCGTCACCAAGTTGTTAACGACCTTCCATTAGGCCGTAACATCGACGAAATGCTACGTATGGTTGATGCACTAAACTTCCACGAGAAAAACGGTGAAGTTTGTCCTGCACAATGGGAAGCTGGCAAAGAAGGTATGGACGCATCTCCAGAAGGCGTTGCTAAATACCTAACTAAAAATGCTAAAGACCTTTAA
- a CDS encoding radical SAM protein: MPISYVEPVFRPPSEWRSLILQVANGCSYNKCSFCDMYTQPQKKFRAKKIADIEAEILSVVASGQKHQRVFLADGDAMTLPFKRLKEILLLIRKHMPDVQRVSAYCLPRNIKGKSLAELYELCNLGLGIVYVGCESGDDEVLALVEKGETYDSQLDALYKLKGAGIKTSVMILNGLGGTEFTQQHALNSARLMNEAQPDYLSTLVVSFPLGQAKFSKNFENGFQLPDQQGLFLEMQMLLENLELNNTVFRSDHASNYLSLKGTLGQDKAQLLAQVRSAIEAPEQSHLRKEWQRGL; the protein is encoded by the coding sequence ATGCCTATCTCTTATGTTGAACCTGTATTTCGTCCGCCGAGTGAATGGCGCTCACTAATATTACAAGTCGCCAACGGTTGTTCTTACAATAAGTGCAGTTTTTGCGATATGTATACCCAACCACAGAAAAAATTTCGTGCTAAAAAGATAGCCGATATCGAAGCTGAAATTTTAAGTGTTGTGGCCAGTGGTCAAAAGCACCAGCGGGTTTTTCTTGCGGATGGTGATGCCATGACATTACCGTTTAAACGCTTAAAAGAGATCTTGCTGCTGATCCGTAAACACATGCCCGATGTACAAAGAGTCAGTGCCTATTGCCTGCCTCGCAACATTAAGGGTAAATCACTAGCAGAGCTTTATGAGTTATGTAATTTAGGGCTAGGTATCGTCTATGTAGGTTGTGAAAGCGGTGATGATGAAGTATTAGCGCTCGTTGAGAAAGGCGAAACCTACGATTCGCAACTCGATGCGTTATATAAACTTAAAGGCGCAGGTATTAAAACCTCAGTGATGATCTTAAATGGTCTGGGTGGTACTGAGTTTACTCAGCAGCATGCATTAAACTCGGCACGCTTGATGAATGAAGCACAACCGGATTATTTGTCTACTTTAGTGGTGTCTTTCCCGTTAGGACAAGCTAAATTCTCGAAGAATTTTGAGAATGGTTTCCAATTGCCTGACCAACAGGGATTATTTTTGGAAATGCAGATGCTGTTAGAAAATTTAGAATTAAACAATACCGTATTCAGGTCTGACCATGCTTCTAACTATTTGTCTTTGAAAGGCACGTTAGGGCAAGATAAAGCGCAGTTATTAGCGCAAGTGCGCAGTGCAATTGAAGCCCCGGAACAAAGTCATCTACGTAAAGAATGGCAACGCGGATTGTAA
- a CDS encoding TetR/AcrR family transcriptional regulator: MTENNTTQRNLPRQERSLERVKQIIDSAAALFDEIGIANATPSDIAKASGLTRTSLYRYFPNKASIIRALAERHLEALQLRFSAVPSDLPLEARIELIIEVYAEFYRKEPGYMAVWSGVDSLPELKSIDQSALDFHSAVIQKQMANIVSDEISREQIKMISVILPRTVGSILRLAVQEPELADKYVREAKVLATVYLTHYAHLTAES; encoded by the coding sequence ATGACAGAAAATAACACGACGCAAAGAAACCTTCCTAGACAGGAAAGGAGTCTTGAAAGAGTAAAGCAAATAATTGACTCTGCGGCAGCTTTGTTTGATGAGATTGGTATTGCTAATGCGACGCCTTCTGATATTGCCAAAGCATCGGGTTTAACCAGAACATCGCTTTACCGTTATTTTCCAAATAAAGCATCAATAATTCGCGCATTAGCAGAACGTCACCTAGAAGCGCTGCAATTACGCTTTTCAGCAGTGCCAAGTGATTTACCGCTGGAAGCACGTATTGAGTTAATTATCGAAGTATACGCTGAATTCTACCGTAAAGAACCGGGTTACATGGCGGTTTGGTCTGGTGTTGACTCGCTGCCGGAATTGAAAAGCATAGATCAGTCGGCACTGGATTTTCATTCTGCGGTAATTCAAAAACAGATGGCTAACATTGTCTCTGATGAAATCAGTCGCGAGCAAATCAAAATGATCTCGGTTATCTTACCGCGTACCGTCGGTTCTATTTTACGTTTAGCAGTTCAAGAACCTGAATTAGCGGATAAATACGTACGCGAAGCAAAAGTCTTAGCGACGGTATACTTGACTCATTATGCTCACCTTACTGCTGAAAGTTAA
- the alr gene encoding alanine racemase, whose translation MRSATAEICLQSLQHNVKQIKNIAPNSKIMAVVKANAYGHGLLAVARALTAVDAFAVARVEEALMLRSGGIVKPILLLEGFFSTDELPILVANNIQTSVHIEQQLAELEEADLDAPIHVWLKMDTGMHRLGIRPDNCKRAIERLKNNSNVVQPARLMTHFSCADEADPSITQRQIDLFDELVAGEEGEHSIANSAGVLAWPAARREWIRPGIMLYGVSPMIGATAVEHNLKPVMTLTTDLIAVHDIKQGETTGYGGIWSAPEDTRLGVVAVGYGDGYPRMAPEGTPVLINGRIVPIVGRVSMDMLTVDLGADCQDQVGDKVIMWGAGLPAELVAEHIGTIAYELVTKLTQRVTLKYL comes from the coding sequence ATGCGTTCAGCAACGGCTGAAATATGCTTGCAGTCATTGCAGCATAACGTTAAACAGATAAAAAATATCGCCCCAAACAGTAAAATAATGGCCGTTGTAAAAGCGAATGCTTATGGCCATGGTCTACTTGCAGTCGCAAGGGCGCTTACAGCGGTTGATGCATTTGCAGTGGCGCGTGTCGAAGAAGCGTTAATGCTGCGCAGTGGCGGGATTGTAAAACCGATCTTGTTACTGGAAGGCTTTTTTTCGACAGATGAATTACCTATCTTGGTGGCGAATAACATCCAAACATCGGTACATATCGAGCAACAGCTTGCTGAACTCGAAGAAGCCGATTTAGATGCGCCAATTCATGTATGGTTGAAAATGGATACGGGCATGCATCGTTTGGGCATACGTCCGGATAACTGTAAGCGTGCGATTGAGCGCTTGAAGAACAATAGCAATGTGGTGCAACCTGCACGGTTGATGACGCATTTCAGCTGCGCTGATGAAGCGGACCCAAGTATCACCCAACGCCAAATCGATTTATTTGATGAATTAGTGGCTGGTGAAGAGGGTGAACATTCGATTGCTAATTCTGCCGGTGTGTTAGCGTGGCCGGCGGCGCGTCGAGAATGGATCCGCCCAGGCATCATGCTGTATGGCGTATCACCGATGATCGGTGCAACTGCTGTTGAGCATAACCTCAAGCCAGTGATGACATTAACTACTGACTTGATTGCCGTACATGATATTAAACAAGGTGAGACTACCGGTTATGGTGGTATTTGGAGTGCACCTGAAGATACGCGACTAGGCGTTGTTGCTGTTGGTTATGGTGATGGTTATCCACGTATGGCACCCGAAGGTACACCAGTGTTAATTAATGGTCGTATTGTACCGATTGTGGGCCGGGTATCTATGGATATGCTGACAGTGGACTTAGGTGCTGATTGCCAAGATCAAGTCGGTGATAAAGTGATTATGTGGGGCGCGGGCTTGCCAGCAGAATTGGTGGCAGAGCACATAGGTACCATCGCATATGAACTAGTAACTAAGCTTACGCAACGGGTTACGCTTAAATATTTATAA
- the dnaB gene encoding replicative DNA helicase has translation MADKRQNQFQNQFSKDKNRKDSAVDALKVPPHSFEAEQSVLGGLFIDNEAWDRVTEFIVAKDFYSRPHQLIFEAMAKLVDQHIPLDIITVSEWLDNEELLDDAGGFAYLGDITKNTPSASNITAYANIVRERAVVRELIAVASDISESGYDPQGRKSTDLLDLAESKVFQIAESRQSEGQGPKNLESVLQETVDKIEELYQTPHDGVTGVASGYGDLDGMTTGFQPSDLIIVAARPSMGKTTFAMNLCEHAALNEDKPAVIFSLEMPAEQIMMRMLASLGKINQTKVRTGQLDDDDWARLSATMKSMLEQGKMYIDDSSGLTPTEVRSRSRRIARDHGGISMIMIDYLQLMRVPALSENRTLEIAEISRSLKSLAKELKCPVIALSQLNRSLEQRADKRPVNSDLRESGSIEQDADLIMFIYRDEVYNDDSPDKGTAEIIIGKQRNGPIGKVRLTFNGEFSRFDNFTGPAYDDDY, from the coding sequence ATGGCCGACAAACGTCAAAACCAGTTTCAAAATCAGTTTTCAAAAGATAAAAATAGAAAAGACAGTGCCGTAGATGCACTGAAAGTGCCGCCGCATTCGTTCGAGGCTGAGCAATCAGTTTTAGGTGGCTTATTCATTGATAATGAAGCCTGGGACCGTGTAACCGAATTTATTGTGGCTAAAGATTTTTATAGTCGCCCACATCAACTTATCTTCGAAGCAATGGCTAAGCTGGTGGATCAACATATTCCACTGGATATTATTACCGTTTCCGAATGGTTAGATAACGAAGAACTGCTTGATGATGCAGGTGGCTTTGCGTATCTGGGTGATATTACCAAAAATACCCCAAGTGCGTCGAACATTACCGCTTACGCCAACATTGTGCGTGAACGTGCTGTGGTCCGTGAACTTATTGCGGTTGCTAGCGATATCAGTGAATCAGGTTACGATCCACAAGGGCGTAAAAGTACTGATCTACTGGATTTAGCTGAAAGTAAAGTATTCCAAATTGCAGAATCAAGACAGAGCGAAGGCCAAGGCCCGAAAAATCTCGAAAGCGTACTGCAAGAAACAGTTGATAAAATTGAAGAACTTTACCAAACCCCACATGACGGTGTTACCGGCGTAGCCTCTGGTTATGGTGATCTTGACGGCATGACAACCGGCTTTCAACCGTCGGATTTGATTATTGTGGCTGCACGTCCGTCAATGGGCAAGACGACTTTCGCGATGAACTTGTGTGAGCACGCGGCATTGAATGAAGACAAACCTGCGGTTATTTTCTCGCTGGAGATGCCTGCAGAACAGATCATGATGCGTATGCTCGCGTCACTCGGTAAAATTAACCAAACCAAAGTACGTACCGGCCAGTTAGATGATGATGATTGGGCGCGTTTATCTGCGACCATGAAGAGCATGCTGGAGCAGGGTAAAATGTACATAGATGATAGCTCTGGTTTGACACCTACCGAGGTTCGCTCGCGTTCACGCCGTATTGCCCGTGATCATGGTGGTATCAGTATGATCATGATTGACTACCTGCAATTGATGCGCGTACCAGCATTAAGTGAAAACAGAACCTTGGAGATTGCCGAAATTTCCCGTTCATTGAAGTCTCTTGCCAAGGAACTTAAATGTCCTGTAATTGCCTTATCTCAGTTGAACCGCTCGTTGGAGCAACGTGCTGATAAGCGCCCTGTTAACTCGGATCTGCGTGAATCAGGCTCTATTGAGCAGGATGCCGATTTAATTATGTTTATTTATCGTGATGAAGTTTATAACGATGATTCACCAGATAAAGGCACCGCCGAAATCATTATTGGTAAACAACGTAACGGCCCGATTGGTAAAGTAAGATTGACCTTTAACGGTGAATTCTCGCGTTTTGATAACTTTACTGGCCCTGCATATGATGATGATTATTAA